ACTTTGTTCTGTGCCTTCAGGGTGGTGCTTACTCCGAGTTCTGTGATCAGGGAGTGCCCCCCAAGGCCATGTAACTTTTGATTTTTGGTCAATTTGTTTTAAGCTGTTTCGTcaccaataaaatattaataaacagCTCGTGGCGTTGGTACCGGCGACGGAGTTGTTGGGGTGGGGGGCGGCTCCAGAGTGCTCAGGTCTTTTGGGTGAGGGAGAAGACCTGACCACGTGGAGCGACTGGACTGGCCTCTGGGCCTTTAACAGGAGCAGTGCTAGGCCCTGCGCGGGTAGCTCCTGGGGAGTGGTCACAAAAACTTGCCGATCTGGGGAGTGGAACCCAAGGGACCAGCAGGGGCTGGGCAGGCAGCCCAACGAGGGCCCTGCACCTTCAGCATTGTGGACATAAGGCGGCGAACCTCACCGGGAGGCACAAGACTCAAAGCCAGCTGTTGGGACCACCGAATGTTTTATTGTCCGCCCCTACCCCGCCGGTCAGCGGCAGCCGCATTCGTCCACCACCATGTCCTCGTAGTGTCGCAGCACCACGTTGTCGCTGTTGTCGAAGAAGAGCACGGAGATAGGCGAGAGGCGCGCGGGCACGCAGCAAGGCAGGCCGCCGTGGGCGCCAGGAGCTGCCGAGTACATAAGCGCTCGCAGAGCTGCGTGGTTGAACGCTGGGGAGCCCGCGGCACCCAGGGCAGCCGGCAGCGCGCATGGGCCCTGGCAGTAGTTAGCCATGAAGCCGCGCGGTGCGATGATCCAGTGGTGCCAGCCCACCTCGCGGAAGCTCACGTAAAGCCGCCGCGCGCGGCACGGACCGCCGCCCACCGCGGGGGTTACCTCACGCCGCGGCCGGGCCAGGGGGTGGCAAAGGCGCGGATCCACGGTCACCAGCAGCAGCGCGGCCTCGGCCAGGAGCGCGCAGGCGGCCGGGCCCCGGGGGCGCAGCACCAGCGCCAGGCGCAGGGTGCGCGGCGCCGAGGCGTTGCGAGCCCAGGCGGCGTCCAGCAACTCGGCGTGCACTGGCGCGCGCAGCGAGGACACGGCGAGGCGTAGCGGCTCCGTGCGCTCAGACATAGACCCCGGCTCCGCCGCGAGCGCCACGCTCAGCTCCCATCCGCCCGCCGGACCCGCGGCCCCCGCCACCGCCTCCGCGAAGCGCAGCTCCAGGCGCGCGCGGCTTGGGCGCTCGTCGGGTTCCACCGCCGACAGGTCGAAGACGACAGTCCACTCGGGACACGAACCGGCGGCCGAGGTGAGCTCCGGGGGCTGTGCAGGCGCACCTGGGAAGGTAGGGGGCGGCTCAGCTCCGAGGCTTGACTGGGGGCAGGGGCGAGTGGTGAGCCTGGGGCCTTGGAAGGGGGTGCTGGGTTGAAGGTGGGGGAACTGCCTGGAAGGCTTCGGAGGGTGTGCAGCGGCCGTAGTGGGGGAGGGCTGGGCTGCAAGCAGGGGCCCGCGGGCGGGAATAGGGGCGGAAGGATGTTGGCGGGGGTCGGGCCCATCTGCTGGGAGGCATCAAATGGTGTGAAGTCGCggaggtgggggcagggcctCGGCTGCAAGCAAGGGGGTCGTCCTAGGTTTGCGGTACACCCCAGGAGTGTCCGCAAAGTGTAGAGAGCAGGAGGGGATCTTGGGGTGGGGACACTAGGGGCCGCTCCGGCCTCTCCGGCCACGTTGGAGACTCGCGGCGAGCAGGGCGCCCCGCGGGGACACTGCCTCTCCCCAGTGCAAGCCCTGCTCACCGCGGTCCCGGAGGTGGCGCACAATGTTTCCGGCGACCCCCAGCTCCTCCACGTGGCATGGTCGCGGGGTGGCCCCCGGGGACGTCCGCCGCGGGCCTACCCTGGTCTCCTGGGGGTCCTGGCGGCGGAACAGTCGCCACATGACGGGGGGCACGGGCCGGGGCGCTGGGGCGCCCCTTGGCGCTTCGCGCAGCCCGAGGGCCTGGAGCAGGGCAGCGGCGGGGCCCGGGGGCGCAGGAGCGCGGACAGGGGGCGGCGAGGGCAGCAGCAGGGCCAGGAGGAGGAGACGGCATCCAAGGCGGCAACGCGGCAGGGGCATCTTCCTCCCAGACGGCGGACGGACGAGTGGGACTGGGGCTGGGGCCGCCGCGCCCTCGGACCTGAAAGGCTGGGGGCGGGACCGGTGTGACCGGgatggggcgggggcggggctggCTGGGACTGGGTGCAGGGAAGGGGCGTGGTCGAGAGTAAGGGGTCCGGGGAAGGGGAAGGCCTTGCAGTGACCAGGgtcgggggagggggcggggctggGTGGGGTTCCGTCTGGGCGGAGTTCCGACCCGGGGTCCCGGGCGGGGTGGGGGTCGCGCGGCTCAGAAGTTCTTGTCCTTCACCAGGCCGTTCCTCAGCGGCTTCCTGAGGGTCAGAACCGGGCCAAGTTAGCGTGAGGAAGTCCACGCCCCCGCGCCCCCCTCTGTCCCGCCCCACTCTCTCCAGATCCTTCGACAAGCTAACCATCCCGCCCTTCCCATCTTGCCCCCTCCACAACTTAGTTCCCAGCCAGGCCCTGCCGCTTCGTACCTTCCTTCTGGAAACTCTCACCCCCTCGGTGTCGGTGTGTCCTGCCCATGCAGCCCACGGCTCCGCGTCCATCCTGGAGCCACACCGCCCCCTGGCAGCCTCGCCTCTCCGCCCCCGGGGTGACCCCGCTACACCTGCTCTGGACTGCCACGGGCTCTGGAGAGCAAGGGCCGCCGCTACTCTGTGCCTCGGCCGGTGGCCTTTCTCCTCCTCCCATCACTGTGAAAATAGCCATGGCCAGAACCCCCCTGCACCTGCCCCACGCAGGCCCCGCGAAGTCCCCTCTCTGACGGTGCCTCTTCCATTCCTGCCTTTTCACAGTAAAATGCAACCAAAGAGCCTGGCATGCcacctctcctcctttccctccattTTATAAAACGAATTATGCAGTGTGCTAAAACTCAGGGCCAGCAATCCACTCCCTGTACTgactcaaaagaaatgaaaacagggactcaagcCAGTGGCATCACTATGATTGGTGCCACCCATTGCAATATGTCATGGTGTCACCCCATCCCCTCCCAGGGTGGATAGGGCTGGCCATCGGgaacgcccccccccccccgaaaggCCTGGCCCTGCACCTCCTGGCTTGGGGCCCCCCCCCCCGACAACTCCCCACAGCAGTCCCTCCCCTCTCCCAGTTGGCCAAGGACCCCCTCTCTGCTCAGTGGTGGCACCCGGACCCAGTGGCCCACAGCCGATTGGTGGATGACTGCGGAGGGGAGTGGTTGTTGGTGGTGacgagttaccacactgggtcacaggtgacaccaaccctagggaCGCCACTGCTTTGGCAACCCCTCATCCAGCAGCACTGGCCCACCTGCCagccctggggtcattttggtgtcactccctctgacagtgtcggGGTGCAGTCTGCACTCCCCCCCACACACCCCCTAGTGATGCAGCTGACTCATACTTGTgcccaaatgttcacagcagcacttccacaacagcccaaaggtggaaacaacccaagtgtccatcaacagatgaattaaTAAACAATGCGTCCATCCATACAAGGGAATATTACCCAGccagacagagaaggaagcactGACCCACTCTGTAACACAGAGGAACCTTGAAAATCTGATGCTGAGCGGAAGGAGGCAGACACAAAATaccacatattgtgtgattccatttatatgaaacgtcCCAAAGAGGCACATCCACGGAGACACGAAATGGCTCAGTGGGTGCTGGGGAGGGGGAACGAGGagcgactgctaatgggtacgggCTTTCTTGCGGTGTGATGAGAATGTTCTGCAACCAGGTAGAGGTGGTGGCTGCGAAATGTTCACTAAATGCCACTAAATTGCACaccttaaaatggcaaattttgttacGTAAATTtcacttcaataaaaaaaaagaacacacacacaaatcaatccaGTATGTGCCCCCTTAACCCCAGCTTAAGATCACAGGGAAAGAAAGACCTTTAAACTCTAAACAATGTAAGAGACAATATCTGAAACTGTTCCCAAAGATGTCTTTTGCTACAACTTGCATTTGTAAAGAATGCAGCGCTATTTGAGATCCGCCCCTTGGGTAACATATGAttcatgcttggctactaacctaaaggttggaggtttgaactcactcaaCGGCACCACAGCATAAAGGCCcgtgagctgcttctgaaagaccacagccttgaaaaccctacggagcagtccgactctgcacacacggggttgccgtgagctggaatcaactcaacagcaactggacagccataggttttgttttttgtttttgttttccatgcaCCCTGCTACCCCCCGGGGCAGATAAATTCTGTGTTCCCTGGATGAGTTCGCGcggcagggctctggggacctGCCAGCCgggggtctgctggggcccacTTTACTGGTCACGACCAGGGGTCTTCCGCCCGCTTCTTCCCCTTTGCTAATACTCTGCAGCACCTTATTAAACAACTGGCCAGCCTGCGGGCACTGCCTGCAGTCCCAACCAACAGTCAAGCCGGGCACTGCTCCCCGGCCGATCCGGGGACTGCCCGCTCATGCCGTAGCGAATATCACTCTTGGTAGGAGTTGTTCATGTCGTCTAGCTTATCTACTAGAGTACTAAGATCTCTGAACAGGTAATACATTCTCCTGGTCTGAACAccagagaagtccctgggtagcacaaatgcttaaggcactctgctgctaactggaagatcagtggttcaagtccacccagaggtgcctcggaagacagtcctggtgacctacttcctgaaaaccccgtggagcccggttcccctctgacacatgtggggttgccatgagtcggagtcaaggGCAACTGGTAAACACCAGCCCGTACAGAAAGCTCACAGCGCACCTGTGCTACCCACAGCTATTGGCCCTCCACGGTTTCTTGCTTTTGTACATCCTCACACATATTTGAGCCGCCCCGCCACCT
This DNA window, taken from Elephas maximus indicus isolate mEleMax1 chromosome 3, mEleMax1 primary haplotype, whole genome shotgun sequence, encodes the following:
- the GDF1 gene encoding embryonic growth/differentiation factor 1; its protein translation is MPLPRCRLGCRLLLLALLLPSPPPVRAPAPPGPAAALLQALGLREAPRGAPAPRPVPPVMWRLFRRQDPQETRVGPRRTSPGATPRPCHVEELGVAGNIVRHLRDRGAPAQPPELTSAAGSCPEWTVVFDLSAVEPDERPSRARLELRFAEAVAGAAGPAGGWELSVALAAEPGSMSERTEPLRLAVSSLRAPVHAELLDAAWARNASAPRTLRLALVLRPRGPAACALLAEAALLLVTVDPRLCHPLARPRREVTPAVGGGPCRARRLYVSFREVGWHHWIIAPRGFMANYCQGPCALPAALGAAGSPAFNHAALRALMYSAAPGAHGGLPCCVPARLSPISVLFFDNSDNVVLRHYEDMVVDECGCR